The DNA segment CAGTAACgcacactgactaacacacacCGACTAAAAGTTCGATCACACATACGGATTCAGAAAtctgtaaagaaaagaaaagttcattGAGAGTAAATTGAGGTTTTCCGCCCAATCTCTTTGTATCcgtatgtgtgaatgtgcagtaacacacacatgattGTTCCTAGAAACTGTCAGTAACGTAGTTGTTGTTTACAGCCACCAGACCCAAACACCTGCTGGTCTACATCAACCCTTATGGGGGGAAGCGACAGGGCAAACGCATCTATGAGCAGAAGGTCGTCCCGCTGTTTGCTGAGGCCGGCGTCTCCACGGATGTCATCGGTAAGTCCTGCATTTCCTCTACGACTTCCTGGGTCAGGGATTCTACATCTTAACATGTTGTatctgtttgttggttgctATAGTGACAGAGTACGCCAATCATGCGAGGGATCACCTGAGGACAGAGGCGGAGCTGAAGAAGTATGATGGGTGAGTGTCCTGCAGCTTAGTTCCTACACAAAACACAgttcaaaatataaattagGATTCCCATGTATCCTGGAAAACCTTAAACCTGTTAAGTAATTGTTCTTTAGTTAAAGCAGAGAGAATATAATTATACCTTCTATTTGTATAGACCTTTTCAAAACAGTTTGCAAAGTGCTTTGcctaaattaaaaaatacaatacatgtATATTATAGAAGAAGAAATAGTAAAGTCAATgctaatgtttttaaatgctctGAACTCCCCATCGAGTTATTTGATTTCTCCCCAAACTATGTCAGGTTTGTGAAGACAGGGCCATTTACAATATTTGCGAATATAAATCGTACAAAGTCCAATAATGTCACTGTTGAAATGTAACCGGACAACCAGGAAGtgtaaattattacatttatagaGTTAAAGAGTAACAAAGGTTTTAGAGGAGACTTCCATATTGAGGAACATGTTAGTGAAGCAGTGTAATCCCTGTCTGACACACCAGCCCCCTCCatgaaaatgtttcttaaaaACATTGTGAACCCTGCCATTTTATCACAGAACACGAAGCAATAGAGCGTAACAGTGCCCGCCCACTTTTAGAATGGCTGTGGTTGTATAAGTAAATTTCCCATTAATTCTCcaatgacatttaaagactTAAAGAGTTTTAAAACAGCTACGAGATGAATCaagaacataaaacatttgattcggAGCAAAAAACATCGGTAAATGGAAAAAAGGTAAAGGTACGAGACTGTGAACATAATTACTTTGAGAGTGAAGGAACTATGCAtcccataaaaaaaactgcagcactgcagttagaaatagaaataatgattACTCTGTGGTAAATGTGATGTAATGCTGAACCATCCGACTTTAGCTGACATGATTTGAATGGTTATGTtaaacatttccatggcaacagtgaGCCCCACAgggtagtgtagtacttctCCTTGACATACAGAACATTTTCTTAAAGTGCAGTTGATATATATGAACGTGTGGCTTCTACAGCAgcatataaaaatgtgtcagtcTTGTAGTTTGTGGTAAATCTACCTTGGATGAAAATATTgtggctgataatcaaaatctcaattcagaaaatgaataagATTTGAACCAGGCTGTTGAGCTCTCTTGTGAGATGCATAATAAAAGCCCCACAGAGAACACATCCCTCTGGCTGCTGTTTCACTGCCAAATCTATACACTTTAAAGTCTGATTACTCACAGAAATGATTTTTCACCCTTTAATGGAATTGCATTTTACACTGATGAtaatttttgtttcacttttttaatCTCCTAACATTTTACTCTGACCCTGGCTCAGTGTGGTGTGCGTTGGAGGGGACGGCATGTTCAGCGAGATCACCCACGGGCTGATCTTGAGGACGCAGATCGACGGTGGCGTAGATCCAAACTGTGCGGATGAGGCGCTGCTTCCCTGCTCACTTCGCATCGGAATCATTCCTGCAGGTCAGAAACAAATGATACGTTTGATTGGAATAAAAATCCCCATCCTTCTGTTCAGACGCCACCTTTAGTCGTAGTATAAGAGCAATAAGAGGATGAAGAGTTGAAAGGTCCTTGAGGGAGTTGTAGAGGTGTTTGGTGCACGGAGGATGCTCCTATGGTCTCTGAGTGAAATGACGTAACCTGTTGCATCATCTGTGTTGCGATGGTCACCTGCAGTTTAGCCCTCTGTAAGttagttttggtcttttttttatgactttctCTGCTGTTATGTTGGACGAGTTTTGTGTAGCTCCGCTATGAGGGTGCATTCAGACCTCAACTTAGCGCTGACCACTAGAGATCgaatcactcaggatggatgttaataccaggtctgaacagggtctcCGACTCCTCATTTTGTCAACATGTAAAGTTGCACAAATCAAGTCAAGTTAAACAGATGTAATAATAGTGTGTCACTGTttatacacacaaagacagtataaaaatgtcaaaacttcAAAAACTGCTCATTCACGTATTTATTTAAactctttttctgctttttactGTGAAAGGCTGATGTACGTACGCTGATGTAAAtgagtgaaaatataaatagttaacgtttttaaaaaatctctgTGGTTTACAGACATAAATGTGTCACAGCCCCACATCACTTTACTCAGCCTGTCTCcacatcaaatataaataaagatggcgcCATTAATAATACATGCTCTGTGTACTTACAGATGAATAGACAGTCTCCAGTTGGCCTTTACCATGTTTGAACACTGATATGATTTAAatagccaatcagagagcttgATTCTCTGTTACCGGGATATAAATGCAGGCTGTGATTGTGGCctcatgtctctgtctctgtgtctctgtctctgtgagtgtgtgagtgtgtgagtgagtgagtgtggcTTGGTGCTGCAGTTGTGTTGTTGCGTAAAATGCACATTAAAAGCTCAGTTTTATAACCCTGGATGAGACCCTCTTGCACTTGAAGGCAGAATGAGGAGAGTTTTCGTACTGATCAAAGGTCATATGAGGTATCCATCGGATCAATAGGTTAATGTGTACAAGTCTCTTTTTATAGATGTGCAAGAGACTTCAGAGATCATCATGAGACATCTGTGAAAATGAAACTCTTAAAAAGCATCAATGTATACATGTATTTCAACAGACAGACTAATGACAAAATCATCTGACTTTTTGCTCACAGTATCTCagaatttgaattattattttacagttttttaattGTGTGATTAAATTATTAGAAATTAAGAACatataaagaaaagtaaattctgagatttcaagattattgttttaatattacGGGAAGAAAGTTGTAATTAAACAAGATTataaaaaggtgaaaatattAGAAGAACAAAGTCGTAATTTTACGAGACATTTTAAGAAAAGAGTTCTTCTGGGTCCAATATTTTGATGACCAACGTCATTCTTTacaaaagaggcaatttcctccaagtctgtgtggttctttctttggAATAGACAGTTTCttgcattatttttaatttggtgCTCATGTGAGAAAGATTAAGTATTTTACTATTTGTGAAACGTATAGTATAGTGTAATtcaacaagatgctccacatttaGTCTAATATAATGACTTTATTCTAGTAATTTTAAAACTTTACCCTTGTAGATATACGACTCCGATTTGTATCACTGTAAGTGACCCAAATACTGCGTCATAGACTTTGAGttatccacagatcataatgaTTCCTCAATAACCTGCTGTTCTCATCAAAGATCATAATTATTCACACATTCTCTCATTATATCTGTTATGTTGGTAAAACTCCTGATCGAGCAAAGTGCCAATAAACTGCACGTTTGCAGGTTTGGGCTTATGTTGGAAAAACAGCGATTAAGCTTAAAacagcttaaaaaaacaacGACGGATCTAATCTGTCGAACTCAGTTATCAATACATGAAGAAGAGTTGATCATTGTCCAGGTCTGGCCGGGGCTCCATAACAGTGCAGTGTTGTTTGCTCTGTATTCTgttatcatcatcttcattgtttcctctgtgtttgttccaGGTTCAACGGACTGTATCTGCTTCGCCACTGTGGGCACCAACGACCCCGTGACCTCTGCTCTGCACATCATAGTGGGTCAGTGACAACTTCAACTGTAGCATGAATCAATTCTGCACCACACAGGTTATTTAACAGGGTGCACACAAAACTAATGTGGAGGTTCAAGCTCAGAGGATTGTCCTGCAGTGATGAAACTTagcgtaaaaaaaaataaggtaAAAATAAGAACAAGAACGTTTTGCTCtaattcatcattttatcttGATAGAAGATAAATTATCAATTCGCcgatttttttgttgttgttgatataTCTGTAACTCTAGAATTGCTACCCCctgtaataaacacacagataaacaataTGTGAACGCTTTTGATAAATATTTTGCTACGATTGCACATTCAAATGCTATGTATCGACATGTTCCTCGCAAATAGCTTTTACTAATTTGCACAACTTGTATTTAAAGTGGAACAAATACTCAAGTAGTCTATCAAGTAAAACAGTCAATGATCCTTCTGGTTCTCCAATGTGAGAAGTGACACTGCTTTggtaaaactgttaaaatactAATTAATAGTAAAAAATACCAATTGATTATGAAGATACAAAAAGCTTAGTATTGATTTAATATTggtctttatttataatatGTCAATACCTAATTATCTCACCCACAGGTTATCCAAATTACATCCTATTTTAAACATGACAGAGTTGGTTCAGATTCTATATCAAGATGctataaatgttttcttcttctgttttcagaagtttttttttgttttttggagcATATCAGTTTGCCCTTCAATACAgtcatttataaaatgtttaaaatgttctgaaaaTTGTCCGACGCTGCCATCTAGTGTTATTTCAGAGAACATGCTCTGAACATTACACTTGCTGCACTATCTGAAGGCCTTAGAGCCCACATTGTTCTGGGTCAGTGCTGGTGCGGTTCTGAGGGGGCTCCGGTGTAGCTGCTTGCAGGactagtttaaaaaaatatatataattccaGGTTGATTTgttgattgtgtgtttgcttaCGTGTTGTGTGTACAGGAGACTCTCAGCCCATGGACGTATGCTCAGTtcaccacaacaacacattcCTGCGATACTCCGTCTCCCTGCTGGGATACGGTTTCTATGGTGACTTGCTAACtgacagtgagaggaagagatggatgGGGCCGGCCAGATATGACTTATCAGGTAGACACACAACAAGCTCTGTACAAACAGATTTCCCCTCAACCTCTTCACGTGCCCAACACTTAACAGTGTAACGCTGAGGctgaaggtaaatctgactggctactggtttgtatggcagtactatgaaagccatagggcccgctcagtagatcagacatcattacctctatgcctttttaaactaaacactttccctttttgaacataggacaagatggagaatacgTAATGTACGTTCTGCCGCACTAATTATTGCCTACCACCAGGGGATGTTAGttggatgttagtgaccaccagcggatgttagggacatatcttcagttgtgtagCTAATACTTATTAGCCATGCAATTATGATTCTTCTAATTACACATTGTTATCtctaattaaaaacatgattttcttttgctgaAAAACATACAGGGCAGGTATTTCTTCTTAGTCCTGATTGTTCAGTTCTTTCTCTCAGTCCTTAAAAGCTCCAAACAGTGTTGGAGCAGCATTTACTGTACACATGGCCATTTgaaattcattttgaaaataaactttatagTGCATGTGGGGCTGTTCTCCAGAATCAATATCAGAACTTCACTTCAAAGTTATGTTGTCATGTTTAGGCACTGAGCACCTGATTTCATCCTGAACctcacaaatgacaaaaacagaaTTGCTACAGGACAGGACAGCAATAAATGCATTGTGTCTGTAtgtaagagagagtgagattgtttctttttgtatGAACAGACAGCGTAGTTACAAAGAATAATATTGATACTGATACATCCTCAATCATATGTATTTTTGTAATGGACTGGTATGATGTTGACACCTGCAGGTCTGAAAATGTTCCTGACTCATCATTATTACGAAGGAACAGTGTCCTACCTGCCTGCCAGAGGCATCATGGGAACGCCACGAGACGCGGCCAGGTGTCTATCAGGGTAAGGGTTAGAGAGAGACGCTATACAGGTGTTACACCGTGTTTGAAAATCGAAATAATCAACATTCTCTGATGTTTAATTTGAACTCCGGCTGGACTCATTTATGTCTGGTTCAAGTTAGCTAGCAGAGGTGAACAGATCAGTTCAATTGTTTAGTTTATGTTAAGACAATCACCGAGTTTAGCAGCCAAGGTTTGGTCAATTTACGTAACCGTTTAGTTTAGAAACAAACTCAGTTTGGTCCTAGTTTGCTTAAGTGTCAGGTTAGCTGCTAAAACATTAAGCTTCAGGTCAGTTAAGCAACTGAAATAGTTTGGTTAAGATAAGCTGACAGTTCAGTTTAGCAGTTAAAATTGTGAGAGAAAGTTATCAAATGTTTCAGTTTAGTCCTGTTCAGGTAATCTAACAGTTGGATCTAGACACCAATCCTTTCTGGTTCACTTCAGTCAAGCTGATGCCAAGTTCACGCACAGCTAACTGCTCTGCATAGCAATGGTTCACTTAAGCAGTTTGAGGATTAGAGTCAGGTGTATGACACTTGCATTAAGTCAAGTCATTTAAGGTTCCTGTTACCTGATctgattattgttgtttttcttttcttcttttaattacgtctgtgtgtctgtgaatatCCAGCTGTGAGGTTTGTCAGCACAACGGGCAGCAACTTTCAGAAACATCTGAGAGGCACGAGATGGATGAAGCATCAGATAGTGGTGAGTCTAACAGCTAAATATATGTTAGTAAGACAATAAGGCAGAGATAcctgtaaagagagagagagaaagaaagagagagactatgggtggaaaaagacaaatagttagtgacatgtagtaaaataaataaatgaatgtgggtacagagagacggggagaagtgctcagtgcatgatgggagttcccccagcagtctaggcctatagcagcataactaagggatggttcaggactcacctcatccagccctaactataggctttatcaaaaaggacgttttaagtttaaccttaaatgtagagggttagggttagggttagggttatggtgtctgcctcccgaacccagactgggagctggttccacaggagaggagcctggtagctgaggGCTCTACCTCCCAgtctgctcttacagactcttggaaccacaagagagcctgtgttttgggagcgaaGTGATCTATTTGGATAGTATGGTGTTATGAGCCATCAATAATTCAAATGTTGTCTGgttttcattcatatatttatgcatttcagaagatatttataatatatttggAAAATCAAAGTGGTCTGTGACTAGAGCCCAGGGGTATACCACAGCATGGTCATTTGCACAAGAAACAACTATGGGTTCTGGTACTTTACATGATGCTGAATGTTTCATGATATGGTCATTGTATTTTACAACTGTGTTGTGAATATCAACAttatgacaacaacaacagtgagaaAGGTCAaagatgtctttttttgtgGGGGGTTGTTGTTCCAGAGAGTGACGGTGAGTGGAAGATGATCCGAGGGAAGTTTCTGGCTATAAATGCTGCCAGTATGAGCTGTGCTTGTCCTCGCAGCCCCAAGGGCCTCTCACCTGCCGCTCACCTAGCTGACGGCACCACCGACCTCATTCTGGTCCGAAAATGTTCCCACTTTGATTTTCTCAGACACCTTCTGCGACACACCAGCAAAGATGACCAGGTACAGCTGAGAGCAAGATAATAAATCTGTTTGGGCTGCTACAAGTGATTATGTTAATTTGTGAATTACTTTCTCAACTAACCGATGGTTTGTCCTCAAATTGTCAGAATGAATTGAAAAATGCTCTTTAGTCTTTTCATTTACCAGCCTTTCAAGGTGGTGACTTTTGATTTCTTGTTTCATCAGACCAAAAGACCAAATTCGAGATTGTTTATCTAATATAACATAGAAAAGCAGAAAATTCCCACAGTTACAAGAGTGAATAACTTTTTTTGTTGCTTGataagtgataaaaaaagtTCAATCAACTAATCACTACAGTAAAATATCACAGTCCACGGAAGACTGACTCTTAGTTTTCTCACTAACACCAATCTGAGTGAGATCACGGCACCTGGCATAGTTGCACCTGTTTCCTCCAGATCTCCCTCATGGTCTCCTCCTTCCCTCGTTTCACACAGTTTGACTTGACCTTTGTCGAGGTCCACCGAGTGCGGCGTTTCCGCTTCACGCCTCGTCACTGCCAGAGCGACTCTGACCTGGAGCTGGACCTGCAAGAGCATGGCAAACGCCAGATCTTCAGCCAGATCTGCCGAGACCACCCGGCTTGCAGCTGTGCCCCCGCCTACAGCAGCTGGAACTGCGATGGCGAGATCCTGACCCACACGGCCATCGACGTTAGGTACCACAATGCTGCGTGATTTTATGACTTAGCTGTTTTCAAATATTGCAGCCCAGTTTGGATTTCATTTTAAGATACGtattcctttcttttttcccccagagtGCACTGCCAGTTGATCAAGCTGTTTGCACGAGGGATCGAAGAACAGGCAGTGTTCGAGGAGCTCACCAACCCCTGTGCAATATAGACCTGTACCCCAATTTTCCCCCATCAGACACTGGagtcttctctctgtttccagccATCGCCTATGTTACTGCTGCAGGCATCGTCATCGCATCCTTCACCAGGAGACTCAACAGGATTTTGTATGACGTATGACAATGTAACTTCCTGGGTTTAATAATGTCCAAAATGAGTTTCCTTAAATCGCCCTGATCTGCTTTATATGTATCCCCCTTGGAAGTAGCAGCTGCTTTTAGAAATCAATCACAAAATTATAGACCCTGTGGAGAGAAAAGTTTCACCCTTAGAGTTTGGATTAGTTGTGGGCGACACTGTTGGTGTCTTGTTGTGACAGCTGAGTGGTTGCTGGGTGTCTGACACCTCAATCTTGTGGCCGCTTTAACTCTGACTTGTCTTGATCTTGTCACTTTTTGTATCAGGACTTGTGTTGAGTTTTGTGGACTCTGACTTTTCTTGGTGTCACTGGTGTTTTGACTCTGATTCGTCTCCGTCTGACCAGTAACAGTCTTTTGTGTTGAGGAGGGTGTCTGGTAGATGTAAGGGGTTTTGACTCTGACTTCAACTTGTTTGGACGTAGCTTTGACTTGTCCAGGACAAATTCTCTGCATTGTTGTAGAACTGAAGTAACATCTCCAtctaaaaagttattttctgttatCTCCGATTCACCTTGTACCTGtgattgttttgtctttgacatgTCTTAATCTTGACTACCAGTTACTCTCAATTGTAACTGCAATCTTGACTTGGACTTGACCCCTATTTGGACTTGACTCTGAACCTTTTTGACTTGGACTTGTCTTGAGCTTGACTTAAATTGCCTGTTCATTCATTTCtagatttgtcttttttggtGCTGTAGTCTCGTCTTGATtgtgatctgtttttttatcatctcaGATGTGTCTCTGCCTTGAGTGTGTTTCGACTCGTACTCGACTCTGACTTGTCTCTGACTCAACTTGTGAGTCAGTGGTCTTGACTGCAGCTCTTCTGCCATACAACTGGGTTAGAAACTTCATCTTATTTGCACTTTTAAATAGTTTCAATAATTTTTCAACCAAAACCAATTCCTGAATTTGGAATTATCTGTAACATGTTTGAAGGATGCCAGACACCTGCCAGTCATTCCCAGGGTCAAATTATCCCTATAGGTCAAGGGTTGATTCACAAAGTAGAACCCATGCACATGGTCAGTACTCGAAGGGAAAAGTAATTCTgacatgtgatttatttttctctaacagtcactgtctgtttttcagcTGTGTGAAGGTTTCTGTTACATTTGATTTCAAAAACACATCCAttagtgttgtgtttgtgtttccatcatTTCTCAGGAAACGATCTGAGCCCAGTTGTAGCTATCaagttgtatttttacatttatgaaTTACCAATagtgtagaaaaagaaaatttggGAAAGTGTAACTTTCATCAAAACAAAAGTAGTCAGTCAAGCTGGTTGTGGCTGAGGATGCTGTACAGCGCACACATGAATGTTTTCAATCGTTTTGCTTGATATGCAAATCACTTCAGTCAGTTggtgcaaacacaacaacacgtcATCGTGAAAGTTTCCTGCTTTAACACCAAACAAACTGTGCAGATAATCTTCATAGTCTTTGAAATGAGCTGAAATTGTAGCTGTAGCTTTAATTCTGAACTGGTCAGTGGgttcatttttttcttcataaaacCTCAAGATAATCACATGAACCTTCCAAGAATCAGGAGTAATGAttcaacaaacaagacaaatatgtttttgcaAACAAATTGCTTCAGAGCAATTTTACCtcctttttcaaaaacaatgtATTTGCTTTGTGTGATGTTCCTACACTACATGGCCAAATGTATCAATCCATAGCTGCATCccaaatgtactgtatgttttcaGGGCTTATAGACCAGTCAAGTTCTTCCACACCAAACTGGGACAATTATTTTCCTATAAATTCTGTCTTGTGCATGAGTTTTCTATTCTGAATGCCAATCTTTTGATCCCCACTCCagtccagtaggtggcagtaatgTAGCTGTAAGCTGGTCTGCCAACTGGCATTAAACCAAGAAACAGAAGTATTCAGGCGAAACAGGGAATTGGAAAAACAAAATTGACAAAAAGTTGGAAGAACACTCGTCTTGCTTAGAATATATTGGTGTGCTGTAGATTTCCCTTCATCTGAACTTAAGGGCCCAAACCAAGAAATAGACCAAAAGAAAACTAAAGCAGTGGTTCTGAATTTCTGGGGTTTTGTTCTGATATTTTTTATGTGAACTGCATCACAACTTTACaattaaattattcaaatataACAATCTGATTTAAATTACTTGCATGCAATAGACATTTGCAGCCTATGTAAGGGATCAGTCAATATACTTTTGGCCATGTGGTCCACACTCCAAAAAGGAAACTGCTTGTTTATAAATGAGTCAATCCAAATGAAGgttacacattttattgtattagGTTCACAATGATGAatcattcaaaaatataaattatgtttttttggaATTAATATGATGGTTTCTATTTGATATATCTGGatctttgttttgtaaaatagtttaaaCTTTGAGGACAAATCAGACTGGATGTTGGGTATCTGCACTGGACTTGCTGAGTAGAAGctgtttctttgtatttctgttAGTTGTTCATTTGTTGAACAGCAGTCTTTTTTCCTGCCTGCTGATGTTGAGCTGGACTCAAACTGACGGAGGAGAGGACCTGTAGCAGCTCACGGTGCTTTTCAAAACTCTGATCAATCACGTTTTAGCTTTGTCCTGATTTTAATCTGACCAAATACCAGCTAGGGTTCGGTGATGTAGCTGTTTGTCTGTAACAGTTGTCTACAGGTCTTCACAGGCTCAATATGTTGGACCCAGTACAAAGCAGACCCGTGGAAAAACAATGTTATTTTTACTTAAGAACAGACCTGATCCAAAAAGCTTCAGGACAGTCAAAACTGGTCTTAAATAGAGGCAAGGATGATTATACCTGATCAAAAATGCCAACAGAGTAAACACCAGCATTGGCAGCAGCATGATGCTCCActacaacaataacacaatgcCCTCACAGACATGATGAGCCAGACTGAAGTCTCAGTTAGAGCCTGGACCTGTGAAGACCTGTAGCTCAGCTCTTTCTCTTATGTTGATTCATCTTTTCAATTCTGTGTTCGGATGAACAATCACTCTAGATGTTAAAACTTACCACTTGTGTGCTACCTGAAGATGCATGACTGAGGTGACGTTTTTATCAGGAGAAGATTGAATATCTTCTTCATATTTAGCCTGCTGaaatgattaataaaacaaGTTTGTGTTACAGTAGTATCATAGAATTAATCTCCGATTTGGCGTGAATAGAGGtacattcattttcatgttttcatgaaaatgttGGTGCTTGAAGCTCACAGTGCTAAACACGTGGCATACTGTAGCTGGTGATTACAGTACAGCTAACATGCTATTTAGCCGGGAACATGTCGGCCCATAGTCAGCCATAATATCCCACTTATCTAGCTCAATAGACAGTAGCTAATGT comes from the Hippoglossus hippoglossus isolate fHipHip1 chromosome 6, fHipHip1.pri, whole genome shotgun sequence genome and includes:
- the LOC117763413 gene encoding ceramide kinase-like; the encoded protein is MERPRRLLLLSELRVRNAAYDVSLSRSLLTWKRRISSPVYHPFRPSVHHSVSVSEIISVREEEEENSSRRRDDGSWRKIKERDGKDCRQTFTVLYVERCQQHRWRCAEVTFTCSDGALCQRWVSSIREQLASITTRPKHLLVYINPYGGKRQGKRIYEQKVVPLFAEAGVSTDVIVTEYANHARDHLRTEAELKKYDGVVCVGGDGMFSEITHGLILRTQIDGGVDPNCADEALLPCSLRIGIIPAGSTDCICFATVGTNDPVTSALHIIVGDSQPMDVCSVHHNNTFLRYSVSLLGYGFYGDLLTDSERKRWMGPARYDLSGLKMFLTHHYYEGTVSYLPARGIMGTPRDAARCLSGCEVCQHNGQQLSETSERHEMDEASDSESDGEWKMIRGKFLAINAASMSCACPRSPKGLSPAAHLADGTTDLILVRKCSHFDFLRHLLRHTSKDDQFDLTFVEVHRVRRFRFTPRHCQSDSDLELDLQEHGKRQIFSQICRDHPACSCAPAYSSWNCDGEILTHTAIDVRVHCQLIKLFARGIEEQAVFEELTNPCAI